The following coding sequences are from one Halobacteriovorax sp. JY17 window:
- a CDS encoding transporter substrate-binding domain-containing protein has product MKIFITLILLLLNFSVLSLEANLAVEDSWPPYSDKLGKGIATNIVGAAFNEVSIPVKITVFPYIRALRTVSNGELDGCYSVTKQESTQKQYHFGNEPILKSQASFFHHADYDFKFKNISEIPNGTSLVLIRGYEYGNNFEKYKKNFKIFYVNTQEQIISMIVTKRVSLTIMFDEVAKYYLRKNPRANEVKKAIPNHMSDIYVAFNLQSPKSKLLASKLDEGIRKLKASGKYEMLLRF; this is encoded by the coding sequence ATGAAAATTTTTATTACACTTATTCTTCTGCTTCTTAATTTTTCAGTACTTTCTTTAGAAGCAAATTTGGCAGTTGAAGATAGCTGGCCACCCTATTCTGATAAATTAGGAAAAGGAATAGCCACTAATATTGTTGGTGCAGCTTTTAATGAAGTCTCTATCCCAGTAAAAATAACAGTCTTCCCGTATATTAGAGCGCTAAGAACTGTTAGCAATGGAGAATTAGATGGCTGCTACAGTGTTACCAAACAAGAATCAACTCAGAAGCAATATCACTTTGGGAATGAACCTATCTTAAAATCTCAAGCATCCTTCTTTCATCATGCTGACTATGATTTTAAATTTAAAAATATTTCAGAAATTCCAAATGGAACATCACTAGTGCTTATTAGGGGATATGAATACGGTAATAACTTTGAAAAGTATAAAAAGAATTTCAAAATTTTCTACGTCAACACACAAGAACAAATCATTAGTATGATCGTTACGAAGAGAGTTTCGCTGACAATTATGTTTGATGAAGTTGCAAAGTATTATTTAAGAAAAAATCCGCGGGCAAATGAAGTGAAAAAAGCGATACCAAATCATATGAGCGATATCTATGTCGCCTTCAATCTCCAAAGTCCCAAATCTAAATTACTTGCCTCCAAGCTAGACGAAGGAATTAGAAAGTTAAAAGCCTCTGGAAAATATGAAATGCTATTACGCTTCTAA
- a CDS encoding tetratricopeptide repeat protein produces MKSISEKFLLGRFCVLTLRNILCLSLMISVSSCSWISSKRSLFGDETESNEAEQRSAKLQSVPKEQYEQLQRKYNELLAKTKDNMPAQAEEGKMAPEDIVNQLNQAKENSDLVETVDVFGGEMVPKKLNSIDKRTVVAAVNVPASEIESQIIKLERAQALTAQNKFDQSLTILKELEKSNVRQVKVRAKYEIGELLFIQGEYDLAMQVFEEIIHREAFSGVVLKVLGRLIVCSEKLKLSKKKQKYYSILHDFFEQA; encoded by the coding sequence GTGAAAAGTATTTCTGAAAAATTCTTGTTAGGGCGTTTTTGTGTGCTAACTCTTCGAAATATTCTATGTTTATCACTCATGATTTCAGTGTCCTCATGTTCTTGGATAAGTAGCAAGAGAAGTCTATTTGGTGACGAAACAGAGTCAAACGAAGCCGAGCAGAGGAGTGCAAAGCTTCAGTCAGTACCTAAAGAGCAGTATGAGCAGCTTCAAAGAAAGTATAATGAACTACTAGCTAAAACTAAAGACAATATGCCAGCACAAGCTGAAGAGGGGAAGATGGCCCCTGAGGATATTGTGAATCAATTGAACCAGGCTAAAGAAAATAGCGATCTAGTTGAGACTGTTGATGTCTTTGGTGGAGAGATGGTACCGAAGAAATTGAATTCAATTGATAAGCGTACTGTTGTGGCCGCTGTAAATGTTCCTGCATCAGAAATTGAATCTCAAATTATTAAGCTTGAGCGTGCTCAAGCTTTAACAGCGCAAAATAAATTTGATCAATCCCTAACGATTTTAAAAGAATTGGAAAAGAGTAACGTTAGGCAAGTTAAGGTGAGAGCTAAGTACGAAATTGGTGAATTACTTTTCATTCAAGGTGAGTATGATCTTGCTATGCAAGTCTTCGAGGAAATTATTCATAGAGAGGCGTTTTCTGGAGTTGTTTTAAAAGTTCTAGGTAGGTTGATTGTTTGTAGTGAGAAGTTAAAATTATCTAAGAAGAAACAGAAATATTATTCTATTCTTCACGATTTCTTTGAGCAGGCTTAA
- a CDS encoding LysM peptidoglycan-binding domain-containing protein encodes MKRNKLINLLLWILISQGTFGQDLDGLDLMDDADISVLKDETSTAPRTIDLSDIEEIDDLESLKEDAGEDIFAKEEKDSSKKEEFFSLDEDPEVIVKENVTVTNESEQKVGGSGDKPEIFDVGAEEHKLLELSKYVETKIPAKEWNEISTGSKLDKYVVQEGDWLWKISQKLFGSGFYYSKIWSLNPHITNPHEIEPGMVLAFDTGSSDEMPSIEVSAFDEALNPSRKGGNEGIKSKKLDFSSFGENVEPNWIKERNKLIESGAYFQYASVETYEDLFEIGNLQLRNEYKKYDPPVPDIVIQEPGDEYDSSGFDRSSIINFDIKEGFYLNTFITTNVVQDLGEIEATQKESIFIQKFDKVYVKFDNSVKVKPGDKFSVYSAAGKSKHPISDREGYKYYISGQLRAIRKINHVWECEVFDLSGLVSRKDRLTVYTPKINRITKTFNKRNIEGAIIDTFKDTINGISFGDVVYLDRGRADGVELGNVFELYSFKDYGTEKKITPDPTYKIGEAVVITLTDNFSTVLITNSKVDIPVATLALSKTEEQAARASMLKKGAELAEVSVTEQNALDELDVELNLDDISEDLLKAADRVQLTDDELEELERQEREKSIIKDHEKDLLELERLESEIVEAETALNEARVDEDKFLEQQNLDIVEGNQAKKDPDAFESLNDIENEAGLKYMDEDINSKENPYGLTEFDLEEIDELLNTDTL; translated from the coding sequence ATGAAAAGAAATAAATTAATAAATTTATTATTATGGATACTGATTAGTCAGGGAACCTTTGGACAAGATCTTGATGGTCTTGATCTTATGGATGATGCTGACATCTCAGTATTAAAAGATGAGACTAGCACTGCCCCGAGAACAATTGATCTTTCTGATATAGAAGAAATAGATGACCTCGAATCTTTGAAAGAAGATGCTGGCGAAGATATTTTTGCGAAAGAGGAAAAAGACTCTTCTAAAAAAGAAGAATTCTTTTCGTTAGATGAAGACCCTGAAGTTATTGTTAAAGAAAATGTTACTGTAACGAATGAGAGCGAGCAGAAAGTTGGAGGTAGTGGTGACAAGCCTGAAATCTTCGATGTTGGTGCAGAAGAGCATAAGCTCTTAGAGTTATCTAAGTATGTCGAAACAAAAATTCCAGCTAAAGAATGGAATGAAATATCTACTGGATCAAAGCTTGATAAGTATGTAGTTCAAGAAGGGGATTGGCTTTGGAAAATTTCTCAAAAGCTTTTTGGCTCGGGATTTTACTACTCTAAAATCTGGTCTCTAAATCCTCATATTACAAATCCCCACGAGATTGAGCCTGGCATGGTCTTGGCCTTTGATACAGGTAGTTCTGATGAAATGCCATCTATAGAAGTTAGCGCATTTGATGAAGCATTGAATCCATCGAGAAAAGGTGGCAATGAAGGGATTAAGTCTAAGAAGTTAGACTTTTCTTCTTTCGGAGAAAATGTTGAACCGAATTGGATAAAAGAAAGAAATAAGTTAATTGAAAGTGGAGCTTATTTTCAATACGCTTCAGTTGAAACTTATGAAGATTTATTTGAGATAGGAAATTTACAGCTTCGAAACGAATACAAGAAGTACGACCCACCAGTTCCAGATATTGTGATTCAGGAGCCAGGTGATGAGTATGACAGTTCAGGCTTTGATAGAAGCTCAATTATTAATTTTGATATAAAAGAAGGGTTCTACCTAAATACATTTATCACTACAAATGTTGTTCAGGACCTCGGTGAAATTGAGGCAACCCAAAAAGAATCTATTTTTATTCAGAAATTTGATAAGGTTTATGTAAAGTTCGATAATTCAGTAAAGGTTAAACCAGGCGATAAGTTTTCAGTTTATTCTGCAGCAGGGAAGAGTAAGCATCCTATCTCTGATAGAGAGGGTTATAAGTACTATATTTCGGGGCAACTAAGGGCCATTAGAAAAATAAATCATGTGTGGGAGTGTGAAGTATTTGATTTATCTGGACTTGTTTCTAGAAAAGATAGACTAACTGTCTATACTCCTAAAATTAATAGAATCACAAAGACCTTTAATAAGAGAAATATTGAAGGCGCAATTATCGATACATTTAAAGACACAATTAATGGGATCTCTTTTGGGGATGTTGTCTATCTTGATAGAGGGCGTGCTGATGGAGTTGAGCTTGGAAATGTTTTTGAGCTTTATTCATTTAAGGATTACGGAACAGAAAAGAAGATTACACCAGATCCAACATATAAAATTGGCGAGGCTGTTGTCATAACTTTAACTGATAATTTTTCAACGGTTCTAATTACAAATAGTAAGGTTGATATTCCTGTAGCCACTCTTGCTCTATCAAAAACAGAAGAGCAGGCAGCAAGAGCTTCAATGCTTAAAAAGGGAGCGGAGCTGGCCGAGGTTAGTGTCACAGAGCAAAATGCATTGGATGAACTTGATGTTGAGTTGAACTTAGATGATATCTCGGAAGATTTACTCAAAGCAGCAGACAGAGTACAACTAACTGACGATGAGCTTGAAGAACTTGAGAGACAAGAGAGAGAGAAGTCTATCATTAAAGATCATGAGAAAGATCTCTTAGAGCTTGAAAGACTTGAGTCTGAGATAGTTGAGGCCGAAACAGCTCTCAACGAGGCAAGAGTTGATGAGGATAAATTTTTGGAGCAGCAAAACTTAGACATTGTCGAAGGTAACCAAGCGAAGAAAGATCCTGACGCATTCGAGTCATTAAATGATATTGAAAATGAGGCAGGACTCAAGTATATGGATGAAGATATAAATTCTAAAGAAAACCCATACGGTCTTACAGAATTTGATCTGGAAGAGATTGACGAGTTGTTAAATACTGACACATTATAG
- the topA gene encoding type I DNA topoisomerase, which produces MASSEAVEEKKSSKKTAKKTAAKKATSKKKTAKKKVAKKAAKKTAKKVTSKKKTSKKKTGKRDLGDYSLVIVESPSKAKTIKKYLGRGYQVVASNGHIKDLPKSKLGVDIKDNFQIDLVPITGKKDKIERIQELAKDASAIYLAPDMDREGEAIAHHLAEEIGGKKKMYRVVFNAVTKSAVNNAIENPTELNKSMYESQQTRRILDRLVGYKISPILWDKVQRGISAGRVQSVALRIIVEREDEVNAFIPEQWFSIHGVCEKDAQKFEVKYYGESDSKKTDLTDKDFVDKILKDVQGKDLKVVDVKKKERKQNPTPPFTTSKLQQEAANKLGYTAKRTMMTAQKLYEGIQLTEHGMQGLITYMRTDSVRTAPEAMSSLREFITDKYGKDYLSIDPIEYKKKGSSKVQDAHEAIRPTNLAFTPDSVRGDLEPDQQKLYELIWNKFISSQMSQAVIDQTTVMMEREGHFFKANGSIIKFPGFRTVYLEAAAEKRSRKGGDDDDDNENESGEVKSGILPEISEGESFKPIEGPTDQEHWTSPPPRYNEASLVKSLEEFGIGRPSTYAAIISNIQDRGYVEKTENRFLPTELGIVVCRMLVESFPNVMNIKFTAGVEELLDQIEDGTIKYKKVLKEFWKDFEVTLEKAKEEMKNLKKQLIPTGINCVKCDDGEYHIKWGRNGQFFACSNYPDCNSTQDFKKHLDGSYEILPKNWFHDNCPTCQKRLEVKKGKYGRFVRCEDYPQCDTTLPYTLDIKCPECNVGKFAEKKSRYGKIFYGCSNYPNCENASWTKPYVQDCPSCGYGIMGFKETKRDGKHLECAKCKFKLEWEQTKYGKEELEKQRAEEEALKGND; this is translated from the coding sequence ATGGCCAGCTCAGAAGCTGTAGAAGAGAAAAAATCTTCTAAGAAGACAGCAAAAAAGACCGCCGCAAAAAAAGCTACTTCTAAGAAGAAGACTGCTAAGAAAAAGGTTGCCAAGAAAGCAGCTAAGAAAACGGCGAAGAAAGTAACTTCTAAAAAGAAAACCTCAAAGAAGAAAACTGGCAAGAGAGATCTTGGCGACTATAGTCTCGTTATTGTGGAATCACCTTCAAAGGCAAAAACGATTAAGAAGTACCTTGGAAGAGGTTACCAAGTCGTAGCGTCTAACGGGCATATTAAAGATTTACCAAAGTCTAAACTTGGTGTTGATATAAAAGATAATTTTCAAATTGATCTTGTTCCAATTACGGGTAAGAAAGATAAGATCGAAAGAATTCAAGAATTGGCCAAAGATGCAAGTGCTATCTACCTCGCTCCCGATATGGACCGCGAAGGAGAGGCGATCGCTCACCATTTAGCAGAAGAAATTGGCGGAAAAAAGAAGATGTACCGAGTTGTTTTTAACGCGGTAACTAAGTCTGCTGTAAATAATGCCATTGAAAACCCAACTGAACTTAATAAGTCTATGTATGAATCACAGCAGACGAGAAGAATTCTTGATCGTCTAGTGGGATATAAAATTTCTCCAATCCTTTGGGATAAAGTTCAAAGAGGAATATCTGCGGGACGTGTACAGTCCGTTGCTCTTAGAATCATCGTAGAAAGAGAAGATGAGGTAAATGCGTTTATTCCTGAACAATGGTTTTCTATTCACGGTGTTTGTGAAAAAGATGCGCAGAAGTTTGAAGTAAAATATTACGGAGAATCTGATAGTAAGAAGACTGATTTAACTGATAAAGACTTTGTTGATAAAATTCTTAAAGACGTACAAGGTAAAGACCTTAAAGTTGTCGATGTTAAGAAGAAAGAAAGAAAGCAAAACCCAACACCTCCTTTTACAACATCAAAGCTTCAACAGGAGGCTGCGAATAAATTGGGCTATACTGCAAAGAGAACAATGATGACTGCGCAGAAGCTCTATGAAGGTATTCAGCTTACCGAGCATGGAATGCAAGGTCTTATTACTTATATGAGAACTGACTCTGTGAGAACTGCTCCTGAAGCAATGTCTTCTTTAAGAGAATTCATCACTGATAAGTATGGAAAGGATTACTTATCTATAGACCCAATTGAATATAAGAAAAAAGGAAGCTCTAAGGTTCAAGATGCCCACGAGGCCATCCGTCCAACCAATTTAGCTTTCACTCCTGACTCTGTTCGCGGAGATCTTGAACCTGATCAACAAAAACTCTATGAACTCATTTGGAATAAATTTATTTCTTCTCAAATGAGTCAGGCAGTTATTGATCAAACTACAGTTATGATGGAGAGAGAAGGACATTTCTTCAAAGCAAATGGTTCTATTATAAAGTTTCCAGGTTTTAGAACAGTCTACTTAGAAGCAGCAGCGGAAAAGAGATCTAGAAAAGGTGGGGACGATGATGATGATAATGAAAATGAATCAGGGGAAGTTAAAAGTGGTATCCTTCCTGAAATTTCTGAAGGGGAATCTTTTAAGCCAATTGAAGGGCCGACAGATCAAGAGCATTGGACATCTCCGCCGCCAAGATACAATGAAGCGTCGCTGGTTAAATCTTTAGAAGAGTTTGGGATTGGTAGACCATCTACATATGCGGCCATCATTTCTAATATTCAAGATAGAGGATATGTTGAGAAAACAGAAAATAGATTTCTTCCAACTGAGCTTGGAATTGTCGTCTGCAGAATGCTTGTTGAAAGTTTTCCAAATGTAATGAATATTAAATTTACTGCAGGAGTAGAAGAGTTACTTGATCAGATTGAAGACGGAACAATTAAGTATAAGAAAGTTTTAAAAGAATTCTGGAAAGACTTTGAAGTCACACTTGAAAAAGCAAAAGAGGAAATGAAAAACCTCAAAAAACAGCTAATACCAACGGGAATTAATTGCGTAAAGTGTGATGATGGTGAGTACCATATTAAATGGGGAAGAAATGGGCAATTCTTTGCTTGTTCAAATTACCCCGACTGTAATTCAACTCAAGATTTTAAAAAGCACCTTGATGGAAGTTATGAAATTCTACCAAAAAATTGGTTTCATGATAATTGCCCAACTTGCCAGAAGAGGCTTGAGGTTAAAAAAGGTAAGTACGGAAGATTTGTTCGATGCGAGGATTATCCTCAGTGCGATACAACGCTTCCATATACTTTAGATATTAAATGCCCAGAGTGTAACGTCGGTAAATTTGCAGAAAAGAAAAGCCGTTACGGGAAGATTTTCTATGGATGCTCAAATTATCCAAACTGTGAAAATGCTTCATGGACAAAACCATACGTCCAAGATTGTCCTTCATGTGGATATGGAATTATGGGATTTAAAGAAACTAAGAGAGATGGAAAGCATCTTGAGTGTGCGAAGTGTAAGTTCAAGCTTGAATGGGAGCAAACTAAGTACGGTAAAGAAGAGCTAGAAAAGCAAAGAGCAGAAGAAGAGGCCTTAAAGGGAAATGATTAA
- a CDS encoding DUF368 domain-containing protein: MNSWKEAWNNSPGPRTRAEYIKLSAKGFCMGTADLIPGVSGGTVAFITGIYEPLLEAVASIKKDFFVNLITLRWKEALSSVHLRFLIPLAFGMIFAILSLARLMHYLINEQPVPTWAAFFGLIAASIIVIWKDIDGPTKPANIGFIFIGAVVAWIMVSLIPVTTPFDWWFIYLCGVIGITAMILPGLSGSFLLLILGKYEYITGAVKNPFLVENMITLGVFLCGTISGLLGFSKILNYFMKNYRTQTMAVLTGILIGSMKKVWPWKEVLETKIVRGKVRILREANIFPSEFNSQTALALALIVVCFIAILVMEKQGSKKVSNT, encoded by the coding sequence ATGAACTCTTGGAAAGAAGCCTGGAATAATTCTCCTGGCCCTAGAACTAGAGCTGAGTACATAAAACTTAGTGCAAAGGGATTTTGCATGGGAACTGCTGATCTTATTCCTGGGGTATCAGGGGGAACAGTCGCTTTTATCACTGGAATCTATGAGCCTCTTTTGGAGGCCGTTGCTTCTATTAAAAAGGACTTCTTTGTAAATCTTATTACTCTTAGATGGAAAGAAGCCTTGTCTTCAGTTCATTTAAGATTTCTCATACCACTTGCCTTTGGGATGATTTTTGCCATTCTTTCGCTGGCAAGATTAATGCACTATCTAATTAATGAGCAACCTGTTCCAACTTGGGCAGCATTCTTTGGGCTAATTGCAGCTTCTATTATTGTTATCTGGAAAGATATTGATGGACCAACAAAGCCTGCTAATATAGGCTTCATTTTTATTGGGGCAGTTGTCGCTTGGATTATGGTGAGTTTAATTCCTGTGACGACTCCATTTGATTGGTGGTTCATTTACCTCTGTGGGGTAATTGGAATTACGGCTATGATTCTTCCGGGACTGAGCGGATCTTTTCTTCTCTTAATTCTTGGGAAGTACGAGTATATAACAGGAGCTGTGAAGAATCCCTTTCTTGTTGAGAATATGATTACGCTTGGAGTATTTCTGTGTGGAACAATTTCCGGACTTCTTGGCTTTTCAAAAATACTTAATTACTTTATGAAGAATTATCGCACTCAAACGATGGCGGTATTAACTGGTATTTTAATCGGGTCAATGAAGAAAGTTTGGCCTTGGAAAGAAGTTCTAGAAACAAAGATAGTTAGAGGAAAGGTTCGTATCTTAAGAGAAGCAAATATTTTTCCTTCAGAATTTAATTCACAAACTGCACTTGCCCTTGCTTTAATAGTAGTATGCTTTATTGCTATTCTAGTAATGGAAAAACAAGGTAGTAAGAAAGTATCAAATACATAA
- a CDS encoding TMEM165/GDT1 family protein codes for MDWSVFSATFITIFIAEIGDKTQFAALAAASETKSTYSVLFATILALSLAGTLGVVFGSLLGKYIDPIKMKYASGSAFILMGVWILAKK; via the coding sequence ATGGACTGGTCAGTGTTTAGCGCCACATTTATAACTATTTTTATTGCAGAAATTGGTGATAAAACTCAATTTGCTGCCCTTGCTGCAGCGTCAGAAACTAAATCCACTTACTCGGTTTTATTTGCTACTATTTTAGCTCTATCTTTGGCCGGAACATTAGGGGTGGTCTTTGGAAGCTTACTTGGGAAGTATATTGATCCTATTAAAATGAAGTATGCATCGGGGAGTGCGTTTATTTTGATGGGAGTTTGGATTCTCGCTAAAAAGTAA
- a CDS encoding ATP-binding protein — translation MNEKPKSHLSFELLKWILICSTFFTFLGTGVQLYTDYKSGIKVINATLGQIKDSYVQSISNSLWNLDDEQISIQVVGIKKLKDIQYIKISEKRNNGFKVYSEVGEYQKKNTIEQEYQLEYRNGDNVINIGTLQVQATLDGLFSRLFDKILIILITQTVKTFIVSFCILYIIHVLVSKKIMTLVSFAKQLRIKNLDSPIIIDREGSKLDEIDELAKSMNQMRVHLKLSVDKMKRSEKNIIEERDYSNGLINGSPYIICGLSPKGVVNFLNPVGLNITGVKRNEIIGRDFFKTLGVSGNERLVKEFLDESRFTEVKDFILPLLSKRGTEIVINWSTLLRRNVEGEIIEIIGFGSDITQKHVAEKELKKYQQQLEVLVEKRTAEVEQKNSELNENISELKTMQTRLIAQEKLASLGSLTSGIAHELNNPLNFIINFAEAGKEMCTDLVSDLNSDSPNIIEIKESLDELKSFSDIIHMHGKRAEVIIRSMLDHSRSKESERSAENLNVLIEENVNFAFHAIKAKYHGFNAKIELNLSDDLPRVTVAKGEFGRVLLNMFTNSFYSMNLKKEEMKESFEPIMGITSLEENNHVVIKIRDNGVGIEKDKLKDIFDPFFTTKPTGEGTGLGLSLSHEIIVGVHQGELDIQSEAGEFAEFTIKIPKDS, via the coding sequence ATGAATGAAAAACCAAAGTCCCACTTATCCTTCGAGCTTTTGAAGTGGATCTTAATATGCTCAACTTTCTTCACGTTCTTAGGAACGGGGGTTCAGCTTTATACTGATTATAAGTCAGGTATAAAAGTTATCAATGCAACTCTTGGCCAGATAAAGGATAGTTATGTTCAATCAATTTCAAATAGTTTATGGAATTTAGATGATGAACAAATCTCTATTCAAGTTGTAGGGATTAAGAAGCTAAAAGATATACAATATATTAAAATTTCGGAGAAGAGAAATAATGGCTTCAAAGTGTATTCTGAAGTCGGGGAATATCAGAAAAAGAATACAATTGAACAAGAGTATCAACTTGAATATCGAAATGGTGATAATGTCATTAATATTGGTACTCTGCAGGTGCAAGCAACTCTGGATGGATTATTCTCAAGACTTTTCGATAAGATTCTCATCATTCTAATTACTCAAACCGTTAAAACGTTTATTGTTTCATTTTGTATTCTCTATATTATTCATGTTCTTGTTTCAAAGAAGATTATGACTCTCGTTTCATTTGCGAAGCAATTAAGAATTAAAAATCTTGATTCCCCTATTATAATAGATCGAGAGGGTAGTAAGCTCGATGAGATTGATGAGCTTGCAAAATCTATGAATCAAATGCGTGTTCACTTGAAGTTATCAGTTGATAAGATGAAGCGAAGTGAGAAAAATATCATTGAAGAAAGAGATTATTCTAATGGGCTAATCAATGGTAGTCCCTATATTATTTGTGGTCTTTCTCCGAAAGGTGTTGTTAATTTTTTAAATCCAGTAGGTTTAAATATCACTGGCGTAAAGAGAAATGAAATTATTGGAAGAGACTTCTTTAAAACTCTAGGTGTTTCTGGAAATGAAAGGTTGGTAAAAGAGTTTTTAGATGAGAGTCGATTTACAGAAGTTAAGGATTTTATTTTGCCTCTACTTTCTAAGCGTGGAACTGAAATTGTAATTAATTGGTCGACTCTCTTAAGACGTAATGTTGAGGGAGAGATTATTGAAATTATTGGTTTTGGTTCAGATATTACACAGAAGCATGTTGCCGAGAAAGAATTGAAAAAGTATCAGCAACAACTAGAAGTTTTAGTGGAAAAGAGAACAGCGGAAGTAGAGCAAAAGAATTCTGAGCTCAATGAAAATATTAGCGAGCTTAAGACTATGCAAACTCGCTTAATTGCTCAGGAGAAACTAGCCTCTCTTGGGAGTTTAACATCGGGAATTGCTCACGAGCTTAATAATCCTCTTAACTTTATTATAAATTTTGCAGAAGCTGGTAAGGAAATGTGTACAGACTTGGTGAGTGATTTAAATTCTGATTCACCAAATATTATAGAAATTAAAGAGTCCTTAGACGAGCTAAAAAGTTTCAGTGATATTATTCACATGCACGGTAAGAGAGCGGAAGTGATTATTCGCTCTATGCTTGATCATTCGAGATCAAAAGAATCTGAAAGATCGGCAGAAAATTTGAATGTTCTAATTGAGGAGAATGTTAACTTTGCCTTTCATGCAATTAAGGCAAAGTATCACGGCTTTAATGCAAAAATAGAATTAAATTTATCTGATGATCTTCCAAGAGTTACTGTTGCTAAAGGAGAGTTCGGACGCGTTCTCTTGAATATGTTTACAAATTCATTCTACTCGATGAATTTAAAAAAAGAGGAAATGAAGGAGAGCTTCGAGCCAATTATGGGGATTACTTCTTTAGAAGAAAATAATCATGTCGTCATAAAGATTCGTGATAATGGTGTGGGTATAGAGAAGGATAAGCTGAAGGATATCTTTGATCCATTTTTTACAACAAAACCAACAGGAGAGGGAACAGGGCTAGGTCTCTCCTTAAGTCATGAGATCATTGTAGGCGTACATCAAGGTGAGCTTGATATTCAAAGTGAAGCCGGTGAATTCGCTGAGTTCACTATTAAGATTCCAAAGGATTCCTAG
- a CDS encoding pentapeptide repeat-containing protein, with amino-acid sequence MENKTQCIKNKKINTFTLENFENLGSINNCHLTKSTFQNSKMDRIRVKHSHLTKANLQKCNIKKASFQNTNLEKSSFAWSNLQSNNFVSNNISNVNFQFVDLSNSKLISCKAQKSDFRWSKLLNSTFVDCNLKDANFSNTDLRNVTFEKCNLKGAKYNINTLLPFSREIANSLGMNFMGVN; translated from the coding sequence ATGGAAAATAAAACACAATGCATCAAAAACAAGAAGATTAACACCTTTACTCTCGAAAACTTTGAGAATCTTGGAAGTATCAACAATTGTCACTTAACAAAGTCGACTTTCCAAAATTCCAAAATGGATAGAATAAGAGTGAAGCACTCACATCTTACCAAAGCAAATTTACAGAAATGTAATATCAAGAAAGCATCTTTTCAAAACACGAATTTAGAAAAGTCTTCTTTTGCCTGGTCTAACTTACAATCGAACAACTTTGTTAGTAACAACATTTCTAATGTTAACTTTCAATTCGTTGACCTTTCAAACTCTAAACTTATTAGCTGTAAGGCCCAGAAATCCGATTTCAGATGGTCAAAACTATTAAATAGTACGTTTGTAGATTGTAACTTAAAAGATGCGAATTTCTCTAATACAGATCTTCGAAATGTTACTTTTGAAAAATGTAACTTGAAGGGAGCAAAGTATAATATAAATACATTACTTCCTTTCTCTAGAGAAATAGCGAATAGCCTTGGAATGAATTTCATGGGTGTTAACTAG
- a CDS encoding L,D-transpeptidase family protein yields the protein MKKILLLLSLMITQASFAKIVRLEVRKESRTLELIDHRNDVVKTYDIMLGKNPLGPKEMRGDNKTPEGKYRIDWRNPKSSYYLSLHISYPNQSDLRNAKELGVDPGDNIFIHGLPNKIQRLTGTERRIAESILLSMDWTNGCIAVSNSDMKEIWDLVPNGVELEILP from the coding sequence ATGAAGAAAATTTTACTCCTCCTCTCCCTCATGATCACACAGGCGTCCTTTGCAAAAATTGTAAGGCTAGAAGTGAGAAAAGAGTCCAGAACACTTGAGCTTATTGACCATCGAAATGATGTCGTTAAGACCTATGACATAATGCTTGGAAAAAATCCACTCGGACCTAAAGAAATGCGCGGAGATAATAAAACTCCCGAAGGAAAGTACCGAATTGACTGGAGAAACCCTAAGAGTTCATACTACTTAAGCTTACACATCTCTTATCCTAATCAAAGTGATTTAAGAAATGCGAAGGAGCTCGGAGTTGACCCCGGCGACAATATCTTTATTCATGGCCTACCAAATAAAATACAAAGACTAACGGGAACAGAAAGAAGAATCGCTGAATCAATACTTTTGAGTATGGACTGGACCAATGGATGTATTGCCGTTTCAAACAGTGATATGAAAGAAATTTGGGACCTCGTTCCCAATGGTGTGGAGCTAGAAATTCTCCCGTGA